The sequence below is a genomic window from Lysobacter capsici.
CCGAACGGCCGGGCGTGGCTGCGACATGGGCGACGACCGGCGACTCACGCCAGGGGAAAGGGCCATGCACAGGAACGCAAAGACACTCACGCCGGCTGCCGCGGCAGCCCATCGTCACGGAGGCCGGTCGCCATGAAATTGCGCATGTTGATGCTGACGGCGGGCGCGACCGCCTGCCTGGTTTTCGTCGCGACGCTGTCCTTGTCGGGCGCCGCGTCCGACGCGGTGGCCGCCGACAAACCCGACCCGTACGGGTTCGAGAACGCGCCCCCGGCGGTGCAGTCGCTGGACCTCACCGCGCTGCCCGAAGGCAGCTCCAGCGAAGGCAATGCCTTGCTGGAAGTGCGCTACGTCCAGGGCCAGGTGCTGCCGGCCACGATCGAACTGACCAAGGACGAACGCAAAGTCGAGCTGCGCGCCAGCGAACACGACCCGATGCTCTACGCCGCTTACATCGACTTCGATTTCGACGAACTGATCCAGGAACAGCAGCGACGCCAGCAACTGGCGCAGACGATCCGTTCGGTGCCGGTGTTCGACGGCCGCGAACTGGTCGCCAACATCGGCCTGAGCTTCCTGGAGCCCAGCGACGTGCAGGCCCGCGTGCGCAGCCATCTGCCGGTGCGGATCCCGTGGGAAACCATCTTCGACGTGCCCGGCCAGATCCATGCGGAGAAGTCGCTGCTGATCACCGACCCGACCGTGGTGCAGGACCCGACCCGCACCTTCGATTACTGCGACAAGAGCGGCGGCCCGAACGGCACCGGCAATCCGAACGGCGCGTGGTCGTTCAAGACCCTGATGACCAACATGTCCAGCCACGCCACCGACAGCGTCGGCGCGGCCAACTTCGTGCAGGACTGGCTCAATACCTACAGCGACCGCACCTACGCCGCGCAGCGGGTCATCAACCATTGGCCGCGGATTGCCGGCACCAACACCCTCGACCTGGACAAGTCGCCGATGCGGCTGCTGGCGATCGTCAACCGCATGGACATCCGCAACAACGCGAGCTACGGCGGCCGCAACGCCGGCGAAGTGCGTTTCGTGTTCGGCGTGCTCGGCAACGACGGCAACACCGACTCGGTGGCGGGCATCCGCAGTTGCCGCCAGCTCGCGTTCACCGTGATCCTGGAGTACGGCATTCCGCAGCACGGCTGCGCCAACATCCAGGCCTATGCGCAACAGTGGAAATCGCTGGGCAATCTGGCCTGGGGCGCGGGTTACAACCAGGCGCTGCAGAACGTCACCAACGTGGTCACGGCCCGCCATGCCGCGCCGCTGAAGATCAACGGCAGCGCGATCAACCAGGTGCGCTCCGACGAAATATCGCTGCTGCATCCGCTCGACGCCTTTCCGTCGATCGAGCCCGATCCGGAAGACAACAAGCCCTGGGAGCTGCGCGAGTATCACCTCGACCCGACCACGCTCGGCCTGAAGAAGGTCAACGTGGCGCTGACCCCGGACCGGCACGTCGGCCACAACTTCAACAACACCGCGACGCTGGCCCAGTTCATCAACGACAACACCAACGCCATCCTCAACAACACCTACTCGGTGCCGGCCCTGCTCAACGGCCAGCCGTTCCAGGCCTTGACCTCGCACAACCCGCACACCCATCCCAACGGCGTGTGGAAAGCGCCCAACATCGCCAGCAACCAGGCGCGCCATCTGTTCTCGTTGAACACCTGCAACGCCTGCCATGGCAGCGAAACCCAGACCAGTTTCCTGCACATCCTCCCGCGCGATGTCGACCAGTCGGCCGATCTGTCGCGCTTCATGGTCGGCAACGGCAGCCTGGAAAATCCCGGCACCTACACCGTCGTCGATCCGGTCTCCGGGGTGCAGCGCCAGTTCGGCGAACTCCATCACCGTCAGCAGGACCTGGCTTCGCTGGTCAACATGAGCTGCGCCGGTCCGGGCTTCGTGGCCGATCTGCTGGGTACCAACCGCGTCCAGATCCGTTCGCACTGATCGGTTCGCGCTGATTGATTTGCACCGATCCGATCGCACCGATCCGATCGCAATCGGCGGCGACAACGGCCGGACTTCGCGTCCGGCCGTTGTCGGCCGATCCGCCCCACAGCAAGCAGCGAACCCGCCATCGATTGCCGGCGCACGAGGCCGGCCGCACGCCGACGCCGACCGCGCGCAGCCCGCCCGGATCGTCTGCGCGATCGCGCAAACCATGCGCTGCGTCCGATCCGGGAAGTGACCGCGCCAGCGGGCCGGAAACGCGCCGCAGGCACCGATAGCGAACCGTGATCCACCCGGCAAACACCGCTCGGTCGCGCCGCTAGTCTCGGCCGGATTCCCCCGCGCTTACGGCACCCGACATGGTCGACATCCATCACCCAGGGCCGTACTTCGCGATCATGCTGGCGACCTTCGCCTTCGCCTCGCTGCCGCTGTTCCGCGGCGCCGACCTCGCCGGACCGCGGCCGGACCAGCGCACCGACACCCTCGACGGCCTGCGCGGCTTCCTCGCCCTGAGCGTGTTCGCGGCGCATACGGTCGTGCATTACGAATACCTGCGCAGCGGTGTGTGGAAACCGTCGAGCGCGCAGTTCTACACCGTCGCCGGACTGCTGGGCGTGTGCCTGTTCTTCATGGTCACCGGTTTTTTGTTCTGGACCAAACTGCTCAAGGCCGGCGGCCGTCCGGGCTGGAAGGCGCTGTACATCGGCCGGGTGTTCCGGCTGGGACCGGTGTATCTGGCGGTGGTGCTGACGATGATCGGCGTGGTCGCCTATCGCACCGGCTTGCAGTTGCAGGTGCCGCTGCCGCAGGCGATCGCCTCGACGCTGGCGTGGCTCGCGCTCGGCATCGTGCCGCCTCCGCCGACGCTCAACGGCTATGCCGACACCGGCACCATCCTCGCCGGGGTGACCTGGACCTTGTTCTTCGAATGGCTGTTCTATTTCTCGCTGCCGCTGCTGGCGGTGTTCGTGCGCCGCGGCCGGCATCTGGCGTTCACCGGCGCGCTGGTCGCGGCCTGCCTGCTGACCATCGTCGCGGCGACCTGGAACGGCGGTTTCCAGGCCGGGGTCAAACCGCGTCCGGCGCTGATGCTGGCGGTGCTGGCCGAACTGATCCTGCTGTTCGCCTCGGGCATGTTCGTCGCCTCGCTGTTGCATGCCGGCATCGGCGAACGCCTGGGCCTGCAGCGGCGGCGCTGGGCGGTGCTCGCGCTGCTGTGCCTGGCGCTGGTGTTCGTCGCGATGCTCGACATGCGCAACCTGGGGATGCTCGCGTTGTTCGCGCTGTGCCCGCTGGCCGGCACCTTCCTGTGGATCGTGTGTTCGGGCAACCGTCTGTTCGGCGTATTGGCGTGGCCGGCGTCGCGGCGCCTGAGCAGCCTGAGCTACGGCATCTACCTGGGCCAGGGCCTGGCGCTGGTCGCGGTGTTCGCGATCCCCGGGGTCAAGGACTACGCGATGAGCGGCACGCTGGCGTTCTGGCTGGTCAACACCGTCTGCGCACTGGTGCTGGTGACCGGCGCATTGGCGCTCTACGTCTGGATCGAGGAGCCGGGCATCCGCCTGGGCAGGCGCTGGATACAGCGGCTGCGCACGCGGCCCGACGCACTGGTGCCGCTGGCCTCGACCGGCTAGCCGCGGGCAACACCGCGCGCGGCCACGCCCGCAAGATACGGCCGGCGCACAACGTCCGAACGCGGCCGCGGCGGCCATCGGCGGTGTGCAACTCGGCACACGCGGGATAAATGGCTCACGCGAAACCGAAGCGCTATGCTGCGCCCCTCCCGTCCGGCCCCCCCTCGATGACCGCCGCTGTTCCGCCCGATATCACTCAGCTGCTGCAAAGTTGGCGCACGGGCGATTCCGACGCCGAAACGCAATTGCTCGAACAGATCTATCCGGTGCTGCGCCGCCTGGCCCAACAGCGCCTGAGCCGCAGCGGGCAGCTGACCCTGGTCGCCACCGAACTGGCGAACGATGCCTATTTCAAGTTGGTCGAGCAGCGCGACGCGGCGTTCCACAACCGCGTGCATTTCTTCGCGATCGCCGCGCACGTGATCCGCCGGCTGCTGGTCGACCACCTGCGCGAACGCTCCGCGCTCAAGCGCGGCGGCGATGTCCTGCGCGTCACCCTGCAGGCCGGGCAGGACGTCGCCGCGGTCACGCCCGATCTGGCCGACGCGCTCGATCTCGATCGCCTGCTCGAACGCCTGGAACGCATCAACGCGCGCGCCGCCAAGGGCGTGGAACTGCGGTTCTTCGGCGGCCTGACCATCGAAGAAACCGCCGAAGCCATCGGCGTGTCGCTGCCGACCGCCAAGCGCGACTGGCAATTCGCCCGCGCCTGGCTGCACGGCCAACTGTCCCCGCCGACTCCCTGATCCCAGGCCGTTCGCCATGCACACTTCCACTTCGATCTGGTCGCAGGCCGCCGATGTGTTCGTGCGCGCGCTCGACCTCGATCCGGCGCAGCGCGAGGCTTTCATCGACGAACAATGCGCCGGCCAGACCGACCCGGCCGCGCTGCGCGAGGCGGTGCAACGCCTGATCGACGCGCACCAGAGCCTGGACGAAAGCTCCGGCGCGGATGCGCCCGATGCCTGGCAGGACGCCGCCTCCGCGGCCGCCGCGCAATGGATCGAGCACGACGCCGAGCGGCTCGAACCGGGCAGCCGCGCCGGGCCGTTCGTGATCGAACGCGAGCTCGGCGTCGGCGGCATGGGCCGGGTCTACCTGGCGCGGCGCGAGATCGACCAGGGCGAACAACGCGTGGCGCTCAAGGTCGCCGCGTTCCATCGCCTGGCGCCGCAGGTGCGCCAGCGCCTGCGCCGCGAGCGGCAACTGCTGGCGACGCTGGAGCATCCCAACATCGCGCGGCTGATCGATGCCGGCGAACTGCCGCCGGACCGGCCCTACTTCGCCATGGAGTACGTCGACGGCGAACCGATCGTGCAGCATTGCGATCGTCTCGAACTGCCGCTGCGCGCGCGCATCGAACTGGTCGTGCAGGTGCTGTCGGCGGTGGAGTACGCGCATCAACGGCTGGTGCTGCATCGCGATATCAAGGCCGGCAACGTGCTGGTCGACCGCGACGGCCGGCCCAAGCTGCTCGACTTCGGCATCGCCAAGGCGCTGACCGGGGTCGATGCGCCGGTCAGCCTGGCCACCGCCGACGCGCAGGCGTTCTTCTCGCCGGCCAGCGCCGCGCCCGAGCAAGTGCTCGGCGCCGCCACCGATGTCGCCACCGACGTCTACGCGCTGGGCGCGTTGATGTACGAACTGTTCGCCGGCGAACTGCCGCTGACCCTGGAGGACGCCAACCCGGCGCTGATGGCGCACGCGATCGTGCATACCGTGCCGGCCCTGCCCAGCCGCGCGGTGGCGCGGCTCGACAAGCAGTCGCCCGAACGCGCCGCGCCGATCGCGCGCCACCGCCGCTGCGCCAACGCGCGGGCGCTGGTGCGGCAGTTGCAGGGCGACCTGGATGCGATCGTGGCGCGCTGCCTGCGCAAGGAACCCGAACAGCGCTACGCCAGCGTCGAGCGCCTCGCCGCCGACCTGCGCGCGGTGCTGGAATCGCGGCCGATCGCCGCGCGCCGCACCGAGTCGCTGTACCGGCTGGGCAAGTTCGCGCGCCGTCACGCCGCCGCGATCGCCCTGGCCGCGATCGCCTGCGCGCTCACCATCGGCTTCGTCACCAGCACCGTGCTGCAGTCGCGGCAACTCGCGATCGCCCGCGATCGCGCCGAAGCGCGGCGCGCCCAGGCCGAGGACGTCACTCAATTCATGATCGACCTGTTCCGCGCCTCCGACCCGGCCCAGGCACGCGGCCGCGATCCGGGCGCGCGCGAGTTGCTGGCGCGCGGCTCGCAGCGGCTGCAGGCGATCAACGATCCGGAAACTCATGCCGCACTGGCCGCGACGATCGCCGACATCGACCTGTCGCTGGGCGACTACGACGGCGCCGAGCGCCATTCGGCCGAAGCGCTGCGGTTGTTGCAGGGCCTGCCGCAGGCGGACCCGACCGGCTTGCGCACGGTCTATCGCCTGCGCGCGCGCGTGGCCCTGGCCCGCGCCGACTACCCGCGCGCGCGCGGCTATCTCGAGCAGGCCCTGCGCGCCCTGCCCGCCGGCGCCGGCGGCGACACCGCCGCGATCGCCGACGAGCGCCTGTTGCTGCGGCGCCTGCAGGCCGAACTGGAACAGGCGCAAGGGCATCTGGATATCGCCCTGCGGCTGTGGGAATCGGTGGACGGCGAACATCAGCGCCGTTACGGCAACCGCGACCTGCGCAGCATCGAAACCCGTCATGGCTGGGTGAGCGCCTTGCGCGCATCGGGCCAGCAACCGCGCGCGGCGCTGCTGCTGGCGCAGTTGCCGGCGCTGGATGCGGGCGAACACCCCGACACGCCGGCGGCGGCCGAATCGCTTTACAACCAGGCGCGGCAAAAACGCGAGCAAGACGACTACCCGGCCGCCGAACGTCTCGCCCAGGAAGCGCTGCGGGTCAATCTGAAGCTGTACGGCGAACGCCACAGCCACACCGCCGCCGCGCTCAACCTGCTCGGCACGATTGCGCAGGCGCGCGGCGACTACCGCACGACCGCGGCGTATTTCGAGCGCTCGCTGCAGATCAAGCGCGAACTCAAGGGCGACCAGCATCCCCACGTGGCCGCGGCCGAGTACAACCTCGGCCTGCTGCAGCACATGTACCTGCGCGATCCGGCCGGCGGCGAAAAGCATCTGCACAAGGCGGTGGACATCGCCACCGTCGCCACGCCGGAACACATGAATCTGGCGATGTACCGGCTGGCCTGGGCGATGGCCCTGCACGATCTGGGTCGCGACGCGCAGGCGCGCGAAGCACTGGTCCCGGCGATGGAACGCTTCAAGCTGATGCCCGGGCATGCCGCGAACCTGGCGCTCGCGGAAGCCGAAACGCTGTGCCTGGGCGATCTGCCGACGCCGGCGAACGCGCGGCGCGACATGGCCGATGCGCTGACCGTCGTACGCACCGATTTCGCCGCCGACAATCCCAGAGTGCTGCGCCTGCAGGCCTGCCAGGCGCGCCTGGACGCGCTCGCCAAGCGCTGAGCGCACGCGGTTCGCGCGATCGATCTGGACCGATCGACACCGGTCCAGACCGATCGCATCGGCGTACATGCGCTCAGTACTGCGACTCGGGCGTAGTCGGATCCGTAGGCGCGACCGGTTCGTCCGGCAGTCCCATCCCGACCGCCGGCAGCGGTTTCGACCAATGGTCACGAAACTCCCGCGGCCACCCGATGCTGATCTGGGTGCCGTTCTGCGTCGGCACACCGAGCAGCACCGCGTTGCGCAACCGCACCGGTTTCCAGCTCGTCGAGGGCAACGGGAACCGCAGTTCCTGCCACTGCTCGTGCGTCCACACGCTGACGACGACCGCGGTCGGCGTCCATTTCAGATACAGCGGCTTTCCTATCGGATCGGCATCCAGGACGACGCTTCTGTGATCGAGCCAGACCGGCTCGGCCGGCGACGCGGTGGCATACGACCAGTCCAGCAAGGGCGCCTGCAGCCAGTCGGCCATCAGCGCCAATTCGCCCTCCTTGCGCCGCACCGAGATCACCAGCATGCGTTCGGTCCCGGACTGGTTGATCGGCCGGAACGACCACTCGATCACCCGCGCCTCGGAGGCCCTGGTGAGGTCCGGGCCCAGCTTCAATTTGCCCAGGTGCCAGGCGATTTCCACTTCGTTGAGGCTATTGCGCAGGCTGCCCAGCAACGCTTCGTTGAAGCCGGTTTCGCGAATGCGCCCGCGGTTTTCGATCGGCCGCGCATTGGCCGTGCTGAGGTCGTAGACCAGATTGACTTCGCACGAACCGGTGCCCGGGCCGCTACCCGATTCGGTGTCGTCCGGCGGCCTGGGGCCGCCGCCGCGGTCGTCGCAGAATTCTTCGCCCGCCCAGGCGGGTCCGGCCGCCAGCGATACGGCAAGGGCGAGCAGTCCTAGCATCTTCTTCATGGGAGCCTGTTTGTCATGTTGAATAACGTGAGAAAGAACGACGCTCCGCGACGGCGATCCTTGCGACGCCGCGATGCGCATCGTGCAAGCGCTCGCTGCGTCCGGCGAACCGCGCGGCCGGGCGACCGCCGCGCGGTTGCGATCACGATTGCGAAGATTCCGGCACCGGCGGCAGGCCGGGATCCTGCGGTGGGGTCAGCGGCTGCGGGATGTCGGGCGGCGCGGTCCAGTGGAGGCGGAACTGCACTGGCCAGTCGAACTTCACTTTGGTTCCATCCTGCAGCGCCGTGCCGTGCAGGATGGTGTTGCGCAAGCGCATCGGCTTCCAGTTCGCCGCCGGAAGCGCGAAACGCAGTTCCTGCCCCTTGCCGTCACCCGACCTGCTGACGATCACCGCGCCTGGGGTCCAGGTCAGGTGCAGATTCGAGAAGCTCTCCTGAGCGCTGGTGCCCAGGACGATGCTGCCGTGATCGAGCCAGATCGGCTCGAGCCCGGACACGGTGGCATACGACCAGCCCACTCTCGGCGGCGCCACCCAGTCGGCCATCAGCGCGACCTGCCCGTGCTCGCGCCGCAGCGACAACACGAGGGTGCGCTCGACTGTGTTCTTGTCGGTCGGCCGGAACGACCATTCGATCAGACGCGCCTCCGAAGCGGTGGCGGAATCCGCGCCCAGATACGCCATCAGGATGGACCAGTCGATCCGCACTTTGCCCGGCGCGGTGGTCAAGCGCTGCAACAAGGTGTCGCTGAAGCCGATATCGCGCACCCGCTCGACGCCCGCTTGCGGGCTCGCGTTCGGAAGCGGATTGATCGCCGCGTTTACGTACGCGACATTGACCTCGCACGAGCCGCCGCCCGGATCGGTGCCCGCGGCCTCGCCCCCCGGCGGGTCCGGGTCGCCGCCGCGGTCGTCGCAAAATTCGTCGCCCGCCCAGGCGGGTCCGACCGCCAGCGACACGGCAATGGCGAGCAGTCCTAGCATCTTGTTCATGGGAGCCTACTTGTCATGTTGAATGAATAGTTGAGAGAGCCACGCACCGCGACGGCGATCCTTCGACCTCGCGGTACGCAACCGGAAACCACTCCGCCCGCTCGGCTCGGGCTTGAACGCACTTGCCGCCTTGCACCTCATCCGCCGCGACCGCCGACCGGAGCACGCTTCGATCGGGCCGAGGCGCGTCCCCGCCGTTGCCTTTCAGGAGCAACGACGCGGCAGCGGACCCGACCGGCCCGCTCGCCGGCGTGGTCGCCAACCGGGTCGACCCGGATGGCTCGACGACGACGAGCGTCCTGTGACGATAAACACGTAATCAGCGTGAGGAACGGCTCATCCCGAATCCAGACCGCGCCCTTCCCCGCAGCTAACGCGCGCGACCGCGCCTCCCCCTACGCGATCGCGGCCGCGGCGCGGAGCCGATCGGACGCCATCGCCCGAGCCACCGACACCGGCACCGGCAACGGCAACGGCAACGGCAACGGCACCGACATCGTCCGCCCGCTCGATCTCGAAACCGCTCGCGCTCGGCCGACGACGCTTCCCGCGGCGCCATCCTCCCTAGCGCGCACTGGGCGTCGCGCTCACCGATCCAGCCCGACCGCCGCGCACGCGCACCCCGCAAACCCATGCCGCGCAAGGCCTTCATAATTCTTCACCCAGGTTTCAGGCACTTCATCCGGCGCTCGTCCGCAATCGCGTTTCCTCATCGCTCGGAACCCCGATCATGCGTCCACGCTTCAGCTGCCTGACCCTCCCGCTGCTCGCCCTGCTCGCCGCCGCACCCGCCTTCGCCGGCGCCTACCAACCGCCGCAAGCGCGCGACGACGGCTGGGCGGTCGCCGACGCCGCCCGCCAGGGCTGGCAGGTCGAACGCTTCGGCGAACTCGAAGCGGCGATCGCCAAGGGCACCTTCCCCGACGTCACCAGCATCGTCGTCGCCAAGGACGGCAAGCTGGTCTACGAGGCCTACTTCAACAAGGGCGGCCCCGAGGTCCTCAACGACGTGCGCTCGGCGACCAAGAGCGTCACCGCGCTGCTGGTCGGCGCGGCCATCGACCGCGGCCTGATCCCCAGCACCCAGGCCGGCGTGTACGGCTACTTCGCCGACAAGCGTCCGTGGTCCAACCCCGACCCGCGCAAGGCCAAGTTCACCCTCGAAGACCTGCTGACCATGAGTTCGCTGTGGGACTGCGACGACGACAACCCGTTTTCCGACGGCAACGAAGAGCGCATGTACGTGCGCGAGGACTGGACCGGCTTCGTCCTGGGCCTGCCGATCAAGGGCTTCGCGCCGTGGATGACGCGTCCGGAAAACAGCCCGCACGGACGTTCGTTCTCGTACTGCACCGCCGGCAGCTTCCTGCTCGGCGCGGTGGTCGAACGCGCGAGCGGGCAGCCGCTGGAAAAATTCGCCGCGCAAACCCTGGAACAGCCGCTGGGCATCACCCGTTCGCAGTGGAACCGCGCGCCCGAAGGCGTCGGCATGGGCGGCGGCGGCACGCGCTATCGCAGCCGCGACCTGGCCAAGCTCGGGCAGATGGTCGCCGACGGCGGACGCTGGCAGGGCAAGACGGTGATATCGAAAGCCTGGATCGACGCCGCGCTGAGCGTGCATGCGCAGGCGCGCGACGACGCCGACTACGGCTATCAGTTCTGGCGCTTCCGCTTCCCGTTGCAGGGCCAGCAGGTCGGGGTCTGGGCGATGTCGGGCAACGGCGGCAACTACGTGTTCATCCTGCCCGAGCAACGGCTGGTCGCGGTGCTGACGCGGACCGCGTTCAATCAGCGCAACGCCCATCCGCAATCGCAGCAGTTGTTCGCCGACTACCTGCTCAAGGCGATGCCGTAAGCCGCGCCAGCAACTCGCGCGGCACTTGCCGGCGCTGATCGGCCACGTGCTGGTGGATGA
It includes:
- a CDS encoding acyltransferase family protein, whose protein sequence is MVDIHHPGPYFAIMLATFAFASLPLFRGADLAGPRPDQRTDTLDGLRGFLALSVFAAHTVVHYEYLRSGVWKPSSAQFYTVAGLLGVCLFFMVTGFLFWTKLLKAGGRPGWKALYIGRVFRLGPVYLAVVLTMIGVVAYRTGLQLQVPLPQAIASTLAWLALGIVPPPPTLNGYADTGTILAGVTWTLFFEWLFYFSLPLLAVFVRRGRHLAFTGALVAACLLTIVAATWNGGFQAGVKPRPALMLAVLAELILLFASGMFVASLLHAGIGERLGLQRRRWAVLALLCLALVFVAMLDMRNLGMLALFALCPLAGTFLWIVCSGNRLFGVLAWPASRRLSSLSYGIYLGQGLALVAVFAIPGVKDYAMSGTLAFWLVNTVCALVLVTGALALYVWIEEPGIRLGRRWIQRLRTRPDALVPLASTG
- a CDS encoding serine hydrolase domain-containing protein, which translates into the protein MRPRFSCLTLPLLALLAAAPAFAGAYQPPQARDDGWAVADAARQGWQVERFGELEAAIAKGTFPDVTSIVVAKDGKLVYEAYFNKGGPEVLNDVRSATKSVTALLVGAAIDRGLIPSTQAGVYGYFADKRPWSNPDPRKAKFTLEDLLTMSSLWDCDDDNPFSDGNEERMYVREDWTGFVLGLPIKGFAPWMTRPENSPHGRSFSYCTAGSFLLGAVVERASGQPLEKFAAQTLEQPLGITRSQWNRAPEGVGMGGGGTRYRSRDLAKLGQMVADGGRWQGKTVISKAWIDAALSVHAQARDDADYGYQFWRFRFPLQGQQVGVWAMSGNGGNYVFILPEQRLVAVLTRTAFNQRNAHPQSQQLFADYLLKAMP
- a CDS encoding serine/threonine-protein kinase; its protein translation is MHTSTSIWSQAADVFVRALDLDPAQREAFIDEQCAGQTDPAALREAVQRLIDAHQSLDESSGADAPDAWQDAASAAAAQWIEHDAERLEPGSRAGPFVIERELGVGGMGRVYLARREIDQGEQRVALKVAAFHRLAPQVRQRLRRERQLLATLEHPNIARLIDAGELPPDRPYFAMEYVDGEPIVQHCDRLELPLRARIELVVQVLSAVEYAHQRLVLHRDIKAGNVLVDRDGRPKLLDFGIAKALTGVDAPVSLATADAQAFFSPASAAPEQVLGAATDVATDVYALGALMYELFAGELPLTLEDANPALMAHAIVHTVPALPSRAVARLDKQSPERAAPIARHRRCANARALVRQLQGDLDAIVARCLRKEPEQRYASVERLAADLRAVLESRPIAARRTESLYRLGKFARRHAAAIALAAIACALTIGFVTSTVLQSRQLAIARDRAEARRAQAEDVTQFMIDLFRASDPAQARGRDPGARELLARGSQRLQAINDPETHAALAATIADIDLSLGDYDGAERHSAEALRLLQGLPQADPTGLRTVYRLRARVALARADYPRARGYLEQALRALPAGAGGDTAAIADERLLLRRLQAELEQAQGHLDIALRLWESVDGEHQRRYGNRDLRSIETRHGWVSALRASGQQPRAALLLAQLPALDAGEHPDTPAAAESLYNQARQKREQDDYPAAERLAQEALRVNLKLYGERHSHTAAALNLLGTIAQARGDYRTTAAYFERSLQIKRELKGDQHPHVAAAEYNLGLLQHMYLRDPAGGEKHLHKAVDIATVATPEHMNLAMYRLAWAMALHDLGRDAQAREALVPAMERFKLMPGHAANLALAEAETLCLGDLPTPANARRDMADALTVVRTDFAADNPRVLRLQACQARLDALAKR
- a CDS encoding ECF-type sigma factor — its product is MTAAVPPDITQLLQSWRTGDSDAETQLLEQIYPVLRRLAQQRLSRSGQLTLVATELANDAYFKLVEQRDAAFHNRVHFFAIAAHVIRRLLVDHLRERSALKRGGDVLRVTLQAGQDVAAVTPDLADALDLDRLLERLERINARAAKGVELRFFGGLTIEETAEAIGVSLPTAKRDWQFARAWLHGQLSPPTP